A window of the Manduca sexta isolate Smith_Timp_Sample1 unplaced genomic scaffold, JHU_Msex_v1.0 HiC_scaffold_1504, whole genome shotgun sequence genome harbors these coding sequences:
- the LOC119191418 gene encoding trypsin, alkaline A-like — AHCPYRDVINRWRVRSGSTYANSGGVVHNFNGLMIYPNFNRRTLDNDIAIMRTASNIAFNNAAQPARIAGANYKLGDNQVVWAAGWGAIRSDGPSSEQLRHVQVWTVNQATCRSRYASIGRTITDNMLCSGWLDVGGRDQCYGDSGGPLYHNGVVVGVCSWGHECALPHFPGVNVRVSRFANWIRNNA; from the exons CCGAGACGTAATCAACAGATGGCGTGTTCGATCTGGTTCGACTTACGCGAACAGCGGCGGTGTCGTTCACAACTTCAACGGCCTAATGATCTACCCTAACTTCAACCGAAGAACTCTTGACAACGACATCGCTATTATGCGCACCGCTAGCAACATTGCCTTCAACAACGCCGCACAGCCCGCCAGAATCGCTGGCGCCAACTACAAGCTCGGTGACAACCAAGTTGTCTGGGCTGCCGGATGGGGTGCCATCAGG AGTGATGGTCCTTCATCGGAACAGCTGCGCCACGTTCAGGTTTGGACTGTGAACCAGGCCACGTGCAGGTCTCGCTACGCCAGTATTGGCCGTACCATCACCGACAACATGTTGTGCTCTGGCTGGCTCGACGTCGGCGGTCGCGACCAGTGCTATGGTGATTCCGGCGGTCCTCTATACCACAACGGTGTTGTCGTTGGAGTGTGCTCCTGGGGCCACGAATGCGCTTTGCCTCACTTCCCTGGTGTCAACGTTCGTGTCTCACGCTTCGCTAATTGGATCAGGAACAACGCCTAA